The region TTCAACGCATTTGAGGAAGTGATGTCCCcagtaaaacaaacaagcaactcTCCCTACCAATAACATAAAAAGAGTACTTTTCGGAATAGTTTCGATTTTTTACCATAACAGAAACTCCTGAAgatcattttcaagaaaaaaagactggGATTTGAACACATCGAGGCAGGGCTCGCAGAGGCTCAGAGGAGCCTCAAGGAAGGACTACGCTTCCCAGGAGGCTCTGCGCTGAGCGTCCCCGGACTCCCGACAGGCTCCGCGCGCTTTACGCGCCAGCTTTGGCCTTGGCCACCGAGCAGCGGAATCGGCGGCGGAGAATGGAGAGTAGCGATGAGGCAGCAGTCGAGAAGTGCCGCGTCCACTTGCGCCCCGGCACGCTGCGCGACGCCGCTCGCGCCACGCTGCATCTTCTGCCTTGCGAGTTTCTAGTTAACCGGCCTGCCCCCGTGGACCGCTTCTTCACCCCAGCCATTCGACAGGGTCCGGACGGTGAGTGCTCACCGCCGGACTACGACTCCCGGCAACCCCCGCGCCCACGCCACGTTCTCCTCGGCGAGGAGTGGCGCGAGGGCTCCTGGGGATCGTGGTCCAACGGAGGTGGCGGGAGGGCCCGGGGGGCTTGCCCCGCAAGGCCTGAATCAAGCCCGTACCGAGGCCCCGAGCCTGCCTTCTGCAGGACTCGAAGTGTCGTTTCGGGGCCGCAAACTACGAGGCGAGGAGGTGGTGGTGCCTCCTGGCCTCGTGGGATACGTGATGGCgatggaggagcagggagaggtgtCGATGGAGGACG is a window of Vulpes lagopus strain Blue_001 chromosome 11, ASM1834538v1, whole genome shotgun sequence DNA encoding:
- the RNASEH2C gene encoding ribonuclease H2 subunit C, whose translation is MESSDEAAVEKCRVHLRPGTLRDAARATLHLLPCEFLVNRPAPVDRFFTPAIRQGPDGLEVSFRGRKLRGEEVVVPPGLVGYVMAMEEQGEVSMEDDFSEGDEREEQERAEPREALERDFDQFIGAIASFSHFTLWGLETIPGPDAKVRGALTWPSLAAAIHAQVPED